Proteins encoded in a region of the Marinobacter arenosus genome:
- a CDS encoding OmpA family protein — MNFLRSCAMAAIASTLVFPAVAAERKDTVYINPFAAYQYFDDKRDLSEADTYGGGLEYRFTDRWAVEPVYSRANVDRKGAPGESDFDEIRMDIIYYFANPTEAVNPYVSFGGGHADFGEDASAPLTSGSNHDETRVNVGTGIRYNFTDSFSLRADLREFHGIDESTFDTQVSLGLSFAFYRSVAAPADSDNDGVPDESDECPGTPAGATVDSTGCEPDGDRDGVADARDACPDTTLGAEVDSRGCEPDSDNDGVIDGVDQCPSTTPGATVDERGCEGVTEVIQTFEVDVQFANNSSVINKAYDEDLRRVADFLEENPRTFVEVAGHTDSVGDADYNQFLSLRRAEAVAARLVDSLGVDPSRVKASGYGEERPIARNDTAEGRAANRRVEALIQVER, encoded by the coding sequence ATGAATTTTTTGCGTTCGTGCGCGATGGCTGCCATCGCATCTACCCTGGTATTCCCGGCGGTTGCCGCCGAACGGAAGGACACCGTCTACATCAATCCTTTCGCGGCCTACCAGTATTTCGACGACAAACGCGACCTGAGTGAAGCCGATACCTATGGCGGTGGCCTGGAGTACCGATTTACGGACCGCTGGGCGGTGGAGCCTGTGTACTCCCGCGCCAATGTGGATCGCAAAGGCGCCCCCGGCGAATCCGATTTTGATGAAATTCGCATGGACATCATCTACTACTTTGCCAATCCGACCGAGGCCGTGAACCCTTACGTTTCTTTCGGTGGCGGTCACGCCGATTTCGGTGAGGATGCCAGCGCCCCTCTGACGTCTGGCAGCAATCACGACGAAACCCGGGTTAACGTGGGTACCGGTATTCGCTACAACTTCACCGATTCCTTCTCCCTGCGAGCCGACCTGCGCGAGTTCCACGGTATTGACGAGAGTACCTTTGACACCCAGGTGTCCCTGGGTCTGAGCTTCGCGTTCTATCGCTCGGTCGCTGCACCGGCGGATTCCGACAACGACGGTGTTCCCGACGAGTCCGACGAGTGCCCGGGCACCCCGGCCGGCGCCACCGTCGACAGCACAGGGTGTGAGCCGGACGGCGACCGGGATGGCGTCGCCGACGCCCGGGATGCCTGCCCGGACACCACACTCGGTGCCGAAGTGGATAGCCGAGGTTGCGAGCCGGACAGCGACAACGATGGCGTCATTGACGGTGTCGATCAGTGTCCGAGCACAACTCCGGGTGCCACCGTCGACGAGCGGGGCTGCGAAGGGGTCACCGAAGTCATCCAGACCTTTGAAGTGGACGTCCAGTTCGCCAACAACAGTTCGGTGATCAACAAGGCCTACGATGAGGACCTCCGACGCGTCGCGGACTTCCTCGAGGAAAACCCAAGAACCTTTGTGGAGGTTGCCGGCCATACCGACAGCGTTGGCGATGCGGACTACAACCAGTTCCTGTCCCTGCGTCGGGCCGAGGCCGTGGCCGCGCGCCTGGTCGACTCCCTCGGTGTCGATCCGAGTCGGGTGAAAGCTTCCGGGTATGGGGAGGAGAGGCCGATTGCCCGCAACGATACCGCCGAGGGCCGCGCCGCCAACCGTCGGGTTGAGGCGCTGATTCAGGTCGAACGGTGA
- a CDS encoding DUF4124 domain-containing protein, with protein MIRAVSALALLLCTLNHPLAGVFRCNTANGVMYTDEPCEGNGEAITIPDNRIGGRLDSNLPPPAPDAPRAEEADGSDDETTREAPTACRFINSTDLRRHIVREEIVRGMTRDHVRRAFGNPPETYTSPQEVWIYQTRYYGALYELTYVYFTDGCVQRVEYRKP; from the coding sequence ATGATCAGAGCCGTTTCCGCGTTGGCTCTCCTGTTGTGCACCCTCAACCACCCGCTTGCCGGGGTGTTCCGGTGTAACACCGCCAACGGAGTGATGTATACGGATGAGCCCTGCGAGGGCAACGGGGAAGCGATCACCATTCCGGACAACCGCATCGGCGGCCGTCTGGACAGCAACCTGCCCCCGCCCGCGCCCGACGCTCCGAGGGCTGAGGAGGCAGACGGGAGCGACGACGAAACGACCCGCGAAGCACCAACAGCCTGCCGCTTCATCAATTCCACCGACCTGAGGCGCCATATCGTCCGGGAGGAAATTGTTCGGGGCATGACCCGGGACCACGTGCGCCGGGCCTTTGGCAACCCACCGGAAACCTACACCAGCCCCCAGGAGGTCTGGATCTACCAGACCCGGTACTACGGGGCCCTGTACGAACTCACCTACGTGTACTTTACGGACGGTTGTGTTCAACGGGTGGAATACCGGAAACCCTGA
- a CDS encoding methyltransferase, whose amino-acid sequence MTLPPAASLHDPAESFYSHWQALNDWLILHRPLWQSAPFMEPVPGWTRDYPGLARLVAGLGDRQCDALDDDPAELASLAGEYLPTLTAYSQLVELPDLSPSAHEVARATLPEVRAVDMPGRKRQQSGAFAAAVQPLRESVLDWCCGKGHLSRTLAAGCPEPVRGFEWNAELVRDGNRLAVQAGAAVSVQCQDVMAPDLALPANVHGVALHACGDLHRQLIRVGSEAGLPRLSVSPCCYHLTDARPYRPLSHRSASCDNRLELSPNDIRLAVQETVTAPARVRAQTRLVSQWRLGFDGLQRELRGCDDYLPVPSHPSRLIHEGFEGFCRWAAGKKKLALPDTTDFEHWREVGERRWRQVRRHELVRHLFRRPLELWIVLDYAVFLEERGYRVRLGEFCDRTLTPRNLLLDAVRVSGIPPVEHNRP is encoded by the coding sequence ATGACATTACCTCCGGCCGCGAGTTTACACGACCCTGCCGAATCTTTTTACAGCCACTGGCAGGCGCTCAATGACTGGCTGATTCTACACCGTCCGCTCTGGCAGTCGGCTCCGTTCATGGAACCGGTGCCCGGATGGACCCGTGACTATCCTGGACTGGCGCGGCTGGTCGCCGGCCTTGGTGATCGCCAGTGCGATGCGCTGGATGACGATCCGGCTGAATTGGCGAGCCTGGCCGGTGAATACCTGCCGACATTGACCGCGTATTCCCAGTTGGTGGAGCTGCCGGATTTGTCGCCCTCCGCCCACGAGGTGGCACGGGCAACCTTGCCGGAAGTCCGGGCCGTGGATATGCCGGGGCGCAAGCGTCAGCAATCCGGGGCTTTTGCGGCTGCGGTCCAGCCCCTTCGGGAGTCGGTGCTGGACTGGTGCTGTGGCAAGGGCCACCTGTCCCGGACGCTGGCGGCCGGATGCCCGGAACCGGTTCGCGGTTTCGAATGGAACGCGGAGCTGGTCCGTGATGGCAACCGGCTGGCGGTGCAGGCGGGCGCTGCCGTCTCGGTGCAGTGCCAGGACGTCATGGCACCCGATCTTGCCCTGCCTGCGAACGTGCACGGGGTCGCCCTGCATGCCTGCGGTGATCTGCATCGGCAGCTAATCCGCGTCGGCAGCGAGGCCGGCCTGCCGCGTCTGAGTGTTTCTCCCTGCTGCTACCACCTGACCGACGCTCGCCCCTATCGCCCGTTGTCCCATCGTTCCGCCAGCTGTGATAACCGACTGGAACTGTCCCCAAACGACATACGGCTGGCGGTCCAGGAAACGGTCACGGCTCCGGCGCGGGTGAGGGCGCAGACTCGGTTGGTCAGCCAGTGGCGCCTGGGGTTTGACGGCCTTCAGCGTGAGCTCAGGGGGTGTGACGATTACCTGCCGGTGCCGTCGCATCCGTCCCGTCTGATCCATGAGGGCTTTGAAGGCTTCTGTCGCTGGGCGGCCGGGAAGAAAAAGCTGGCGTTGCCGGATACGACCGATTTCGAACACTGGCGCGAGGTGGGCGAACGTCGCTGGCGGCAGGTCCGTCGCCACGAACTGGTACGTCACCTGTTCCGTCGCCCCCTGGAGCTCTGGATCGTGCTGGACTATGCGGTTTTCCTGGAAGAACGGGGCTACCGGGTCCGCCTCGGCGAATTCTGCGACCGCACCCTCACGCCCAGAAACCTGTTGCTGGACGCCGTCAGGGTTTCCGGTATTCCACCCGTTGAACACAACCGTCCGTAA
- a CDS encoding tRNA/rRNA methyltransferase — MQLAFVLVEPKVPENVGAAARALCTMGFGELWLVNSDQHTRPEAHWLAHGSDHILDNARIFPDLASVRNSVDLLMGTSAKPRHNRTDWHPPSKLRELVSGKGRSVGTAALVFGREDRGLSNDELALCDLLTGIPMKVPYPSLNLAQSVMLYAWEMSGLSVATNPVSHSGDAARLGALRSRLEQLLPTLDAPADGKLSQWVFERLPMLGERDIGFVHTLCGNIEKRLKRD, encoded by the coding sequence ATGCAACTGGCCTTTGTACTCGTTGAACCCAAGGTTCCTGAAAATGTTGGCGCTGCCGCCCGTGCCCTCTGCACCATGGGGTTCGGCGAGCTCTGGCTGGTCAATTCTGATCAGCACACCCGGCCCGAAGCGCACTGGCTCGCCCATGGCAGCGATCATATTCTCGATAACGCGCGCATTTTCCCCGATCTGGCGTCGGTTAGAAACTCCGTAGACCTGCTGATGGGCACCTCGGCCAAACCACGACACAACCGGACCGACTGGCACCCGCCGTCCAAGCTGCGGGAGCTGGTGTCGGGCAAGGGTCGGTCCGTCGGTACCGCCGCACTGGTATTCGGCCGGGAGGACCGCGGCCTGTCCAACGACGAACTGGCCCTGTGCGACCTGCTGACCGGCATTCCCATGAAGGTACCCTATCCCTCCCTGAACCTGGCCCAGTCCGTCATGCTGTATGCCTGGGAGATGTCCGGGCTGTCGGTTGCCACCAACCCCGTCAGTCACAGTGGGGATGCGGCCCGCCTGGGCGCGCTGCGCAGCCGGCTGGAACAGCTTCTGCCCACCCTGGACGCACCCGCGGACGGCAAACTGTCCCAGTGGGTGTTCGAGCGCTTGCCCATGCTGGGGGAACGTGACATCGGCTTCGTTCACACCCTGTGCGGCAACATCGAGAAGCGGCTGAAACGCGACTGA
- a CDS encoding D-amino acid dehydrogenase, whose translation MNRHREAQMRVVVVGGGVVGVTTAYELNRRGHEVTVLERHEVAGNETSKGNAAQRSYGVVYPWADPGMVFKALPWLLKQDGPLKMRMPPSVEAVRFMFATLRYARSPGLFGLNRRAMLRLGMHSRERFLALERELDLAFDGDHKGLLHLASTPEALAGYRDLHELLDELGIPSRLLTPEQVQEAEPGMVGNGPLYGALSYETDGTGDCHQFSQALAQACEAKGVKFRYRVEAERLLGDDRTVQAIELRTEDGERERLEADAFVVSAGCWSGSLVRPLGLELPIYPVKGYSLTVPLSNPDHAPVSTVHDDNYKVVSTRLGNRLRATGFVELADFNRDIPEARLATIRKSVLSRFPGCADLDAAETWTGFRPMTPDGPAIIGRGPRDNLFLNTGHGTFGWTLSAGSADVIAQVIDGETPSVCLDAFRPGRFSE comes from the coding sequence ATAAACCGACACAGGGAGGCGCAGATGCGCGTAGTTGTAGTGGGCGGCGGCGTTGTGGGGGTGACCACCGCGTACGAACTGAATCGCCGGGGCCACGAGGTGACCGTGCTGGAACGGCATGAGGTCGCAGGCAACGAGACCAGCAAGGGCAATGCTGCCCAGCGTTCTTACGGGGTAGTTTACCCCTGGGCGGATCCCGGCATGGTGTTCAAGGCCCTGCCCTGGCTGTTGAAACAGGACGGTCCGCTGAAAATGCGCATGCCGCCCTCGGTCGAGGCCGTCAGGTTCATGTTCGCCACCCTGCGCTACGCCCGGTCGCCAGGCCTGTTCGGTTTAAACCGGCGGGCCATGCTGCGCCTTGGCATGCACAGCCGTGAGCGGTTCCTGGCCCTGGAACGCGAGCTTGATCTGGCCTTCGATGGTGACCACAAAGGTCTGCTCCACCTGGCCAGCACCCCGGAAGCACTGGCGGGGTACCGGGACCTTCACGAGCTGCTCGACGAACTGGGCATTCCCTCGCGGCTGCTGACGCCCGAGCAGGTGCAGGAAGCCGAACCCGGCATGGTGGGTAATGGGCCGTTGTACGGCGCGCTGAGTTATGAAACCGACGGTACCGGCGATTGCCACCAGTTTTCCCAGGCCCTCGCCCAGGCGTGCGAGGCCAAGGGCGTCAAGTTCCGGTATCGGGTGGAGGCGGAACGGCTGCTTGGCGACGACCGCACCGTGCAGGCCATTGAGCTCAGGACCGAGGACGGGGAGCGGGAGCGACTGGAGGCGGACGCCTTCGTCGTCAGCGCCGGTTGCTGGTCCGGTTCGCTGGTACGGCCCCTGGGGCTGGAACTGCCGATCTACCCGGTCAAGGGCTACAGCCTGACCGTACCGCTGAGCAATCCTGACCATGCCCCGGTGTCGACCGTCCACGACGACAACTACAAGGTGGTGTCCACTCGCCTTGGCAACCGGCTGCGGGCCACCGGTTTCGTGGAACTTGCGGACTTCAATCGTGATATCCCGGAGGCGCGTCTGGCGACCATCCGCAAATCTGTCCTGTCACGGTTCCCTGGCTGTGCGGACCTGGACGCCGCGGAAACCTGGACCGGATTCCGTCCAATGACGCCGGACGGACCCGCGATTATCGGAAGGGGGCCACGGGACAACCTGTTCCTGAATACCGGACATGGCACCTTTGGCTGGACCCTGTCCGCCGGCAGCGCCGATGTGATCGCCCAGGTGATTGACGGCGAGACTCCGTCGGTCTGTCTGGATGCCTTCCGGCCCGGTCGCTTCAGTGAATAA
- a CDS encoding polyphosphate kinase 2 family protein: protein MRVSKFANSWFYDPDKPRFHDYPYLLEDDDTLPALESSLEEIGEYQRRLWANRNRALLVVIHGPDTSGKDSLIRTLATYADPAGFHAWSFGRPQGAETRHDFLWRVVPYLPGFGEMVAFNRSHHEAVISERIWPVHAPESYNWRNRHHAIRNFEWNLVEEGTTVVKIWLNLSEDEHRRRLLKRLDKPRKRWKFDRSDIDGWEKRDQYAAFAEEAMAQTHSREAPWFVVPGDRKPQARRIVAAILAEQLQRLAPDYPQEDRAILDEYRQLLASKGVK, encoded by the coding sequence ATGCGTGTTTCGAAATTTGCCAATAGCTGGTTTTATGACCCCGACAAACCCCGGTTCCATGACTACCCGTACCTGCTGGAGGATGACGACACGCTACCGGCACTGGAGTCCAGCCTGGAGGAAATCGGGGAATACCAGCGCCGGCTGTGGGCCAACCGGAACCGGGCACTGCTGGTGGTCATTCACGGTCCGGACACCAGTGGCAAGGACAGTCTGATCCGCACGCTTGCGACCTACGCAGACCCGGCAGGCTTTCATGCCTGGTCGTTCGGTCGTCCCCAGGGGGCGGAAACCCGCCACGATTTCCTGTGGCGCGTGGTGCCATACCTGCCCGGGTTTGGCGAGATGGTTGCCTTCAACCGAAGTCATCATGAGGCGGTCATCAGTGAACGCATCTGGCCGGTTCATGCCCCCGAAAGTTACAACTGGCGTAACCGGCACCACGCCATCCGAAACTTCGAGTGGAATCTGGTGGAGGAGGGCACCACGGTCGTCAAAATCTGGCTGAACCTGTCGGAAGACGAGCATCGCCGTCGGCTGCTGAAGCGACTGGACAAACCCCGCAAGCGCTGGAAATTCGACCGGTCCGATATTGATGGCTGGGAAAAACGCGATCAGTATGCGGCCTTTGCGGAAGAAGCCATGGCCCAGACCCATTCCCGGGAGGCGCCCTGGTTCGTGGTGCCGGGGGATCGGAAGCCTCAGGCCCGCAGGATTGTCGCGGCTATCCTGGCGGAACAGTTGCAGCGGCTGGCCCCGGACTACCCGCAAGAAGACCGGGCGATACTGGACGAGTACCGTCAACTTCTGGCCAGCAAGGGCGTGAAATAA
- a CDS encoding TatD family hydrolase: MSKKRREIPVFDHPIIETHCHLDYLKDRPLEDTLDQSQRVNIEKVITIAVSADNLARVRELSQVAPWVYGTQGIHPHEAESYSDAAEAEIRAHASDDKIVAVGEIGLDYFYDNADRDVQREVFRRQLQIACDHDRPVVIHSREADDDTIAILREFEDTLSRRGVIHSFTSGPGLARYALDQGWCLGFNGITTFKKAENVRDIVRMSPIEQILLETDAPFLTPVPYRGRENAPFYLPFVAEKIAEVKELPLAEVLSKTYQNSLRTFFPNQ, translated from the coding sequence ATGAGCAAAAAACGTCGCGAGATTCCCGTTTTCGATCATCCCATTATCGAAACCCACTGCCACCTGGACTACCTCAAGGACCGCCCTCTGGAGGACACCCTGGATCAGAGCCAACGGGTCAACATCGAGAAGGTGATCACCATTGCCGTGTCCGCGGACAATCTGGCCCGGGTCCGGGAACTGAGCCAGGTTGCACCGTGGGTGTATGGCACCCAGGGCATCCATCCCCACGAGGCGGAAAGCTATTCCGATGCCGCCGAGGCGGAAATCCGGGCCCACGCCAGCGACGACAAGATCGTTGCGGTCGGTGAGATCGGCCTGGATTACTTCTACGACAACGCCGATCGGGACGTGCAGCGCGAGGTCTTCCGTCGTCAGCTTCAGATCGCCTGCGACCACGACCGACCGGTGGTTATCCACAGCCGTGAGGCAGACGACGACACCATCGCGATTCTGCGGGAATTCGAAGACACCCTGAGCCGGCGCGGCGTGATTCACAGCTTTACCTCAGGGCCGGGGCTCGCGCGATATGCGCTGGACCAGGGCTGGTGCCTTGGCTTCAACGGCATCACAACGTTCAAGAAGGCGGAGAATGTGCGCGACATCGTGCGCATGTCGCCCATCGAGCAGATCCTGCTGGAAACCGATGCGCCGTTCCTGACGCCCGTGCCTTACCGCGGCCGTGAAAATGCCCCGTTCTATCTGCCATTCGTGGCGGAAAAGATTGCCGAGGTTAAGGAACTGCCACTGGCCGAGGTGTTGAGTAAAACCTACCAGAACAGCCTGCGGACGTTCTTCCCCAATCAATGA
- a CDS encoding HD-GYP domain-containing protein translates to MIKRIPISALKVGMYITDLNNDWIPHNSQRKRGVVKKEETIEKIRQMGVAFVYIDASKGLDTQDSETAAEVDRRNEAALQTAGEQTPGLRPHVPMAEELVIAQKIHSQAQGLVGDFMNNVKIGGAIDIAPIHQLADELQNSVLRNANALSCLGRIRDKDNYLLEHSVNLSVLMSLFGNYRGLPADVLHQTVVGALLHDLGKILTPDEILHKPGRLSADEFEVMKLHARHSRDILSATEGIGELAVITAAQHHERLDGSGYPEGLRGEEISVYGRMVAITDVYDAITSDRVYHKGMTPTQGLKKLLEWSGDHLDPSLVKQFIRCIGLYPVGSMVLLESGRLGVVVEANEQDQRLPVVRVMYHTRFRMPITVDTIDLGRSGTQDRILRSVDPEDYRIDVRKFMV, encoded by the coding sequence ATGATCAAGCGCATTCCCATCTCGGCTTTGAAGGTCGGCATGTACATCACCGACCTCAACAACGACTGGATTCCTCACAACAGCCAGCGCAAGCGAGGCGTCGTTAAAAAAGAGGAAACCATCGAGAAGATCCGCCAGATGGGTGTTGCGTTCGTTTACATCGACGCGTCCAAAGGTTTGGACACCCAGGATTCCGAAACCGCCGCCGAAGTGGATCGGCGCAACGAAGCGGCCCTGCAGACTGCCGGAGAGCAGACGCCCGGTCTACGACCGCACGTGCCGATGGCGGAGGAACTGGTCATTGCCCAGAAGATCCACAGCCAGGCCCAGGGGCTGGTGGGCGATTTCATGAACAACGTCAAGATCGGCGGCGCCATCGACATTGCCCCGATTCACCAGTTGGCCGACGAGTTGCAGAACTCGGTACTGCGTAATGCCAATGCCCTCAGCTGCCTCGGACGCATTCGGGATAAAGACAACTACCTGCTCGAACACTCGGTCAACCTGAGCGTGTTGATGTCCCTGTTTGGCAACTACCGGGGCCTGCCCGCGGACGTTCTGCACCAGACCGTCGTCGGCGCCCTGCTTCACGATCTGGGCAAGATCCTGACGCCCGACGAGATCCTGCACAAACCCGGGAGGCTCTCAGCCGACGAGTTTGAGGTCATGAAACTTCATGCCCGCCATTCCCGTGACATCCTGTCCGCCACCGAGGGAATTGGCGAACTGGCCGTCATCACTGCGGCGCAGCACCACGAACGCCTTGACGGTAGCGGCTACCCCGAGGGCCTCAGGGGCGAGGAAATTTCCGTCTACGGCCGCATGGTTGCCATCACCGATGTCTACGATGCCATTACCTCCGACCGGGTCTACCACAAGGGCATGACACCGACTCAGGGACTGAAAAAACTTCTGGAGTGGAGCGGGGACCATCTGGACCCGTCCCTGGTCAAGCAGTTCATCCGCTGCATCGGCCTGTATCCGGTTGGTTCGATGGTGTTGCTGGAAAGCGGCCGGCTGGGTGTGGTGGTGGAGGCCAATGAGCAGGACCAGCGCCTGCCGGTGGTCCGTGTGATGTACCACACCCGATTCCGCATGCCGATCACGGTGGACACCATCGACCTGGGTCGGTCCGGTACCCAGGACCGCATTCTCCGCTCGGTGGATCCCGAGGACTACCGGATCGATGTTCGTAAGTTCATGGTCTGA
- a CDS encoding Na/Pi cotransporter family protein: MIASIFQILGGLALFLLAMEMMTDGLKHAAGPQLRHMLSDWTKTPLKGFGTGVLITGIVQSSSAVTVATIGFVNAGLLSLGQSLGVVFGANVGTTMTGWLVSLVGFDIKIEAFAMPLLALGMALRLLSSGHRSRAVGEALAGFALFFLALSLLKDSLGVITEGVDGQGMLGQQYGLPLFVLFGFLATLLTQSSSAALAIILSAAASNLLSLENAAAAVIGANLGTTSTAAIAVLSATANARRLALGHVTFNLVTGAIAVAILPLLLWLVAALARWFELGASPAVSLALFHTLFNVLGAAIMLPFAPRLAYFLGRLFRSKEEDNAEPRYLDDTLVTTPELAVGAVDEEMKRLINLARGLLRVCVDREGLKPGQIQPKSEAALSLNTAINDYIARLRAERMHPSTVDALTQSIRTCRYLVETIALAPALLRLQAARHEPEFAPLRPGLENYLNVLRALIASEGASSETFNDAERTYHQLKSTLLGMVVRRDVPTSSGDRLLDDLSSVRRLSDQWSKSLQWTPATDTLPGEN, translated from the coding sequence ATGATTGCCTCCATCTTCCAGATTCTTGGCGGCCTCGCGCTATTTCTGCTGGCCATGGAAATGATGACCGACGGCCTGAAACACGCCGCCGGGCCCCAGTTGCGCCACATGCTCTCGGACTGGACCAAAACCCCGTTGAAGGGGTTTGGTACCGGGGTACTGATCACAGGCATCGTGCAATCATCCAGCGCTGTCACCGTTGCCACCATCGGCTTCGTAAACGCCGGGCTGCTGAGCCTCGGCCAATCCCTTGGCGTGGTCTTCGGCGCCAACGTCGGGACCACGATGACCGGGTGGCTGGTCAGCCTGGTGGGCTTCGACATCAAGATTGAAGCGTTTGCCATGCCCCTGCTGGCCCTGGGCATGGCGCTGAGACTGCTCAGTTCGGGGCATCGGAGCAGGGCCGTGGGCGAGGCGTTGGCCGGCTTTGCCCTGTTTTTCCTGGCGTTGTCGCTACTGAAGGATTCACTCGGAGTCATTACGGAGGGAGTGGACGGCCAAGGCATGCTGGGCCAACAATACGGCCTGCCCCTGTTTGTCCTGTTCGGGTTCCTGGCCACCCTGCTTACCCAGTCCTCAAGTGCGGCCCTGGCCATCATTCTCAGTGCCGCTGCCAGCAACCTCCTGTCCCTTGAGAACGCGGCCGCCGCCGTCATTGGTGCCAACCTGGGGACGACGTCCACGGCCGCGATTGCGGTACTCAGCGCGACGGCCAACGCCCGACGACTCGCGCTCGGACACGTCACGTTCAATCTGGTGACCGGTGCCATCGCCGTGGCCATCCTACCGCTGCTGCTCTGGCTGGTCGCCGCACTGGCCCGATGGTTTGAGCTGGGTGCCAGTCCGGCCGTGTCGCTGGCCTTGTTCCACACCCTGTTCAACGTTCTCGGCGCCGCCATCATGCTGCCCTTCGCCCCCCGACTTGCCTATTTCCTGGGCCGGCTGTTCCGCAGCAAGGAGGAGGACAATGCCGAACCCCGCTATCTCGACGACACGCTGGTGACGACACCCGAGCTCGCCGTTGGGGCGGTGGACGAGGAAATGAAGCGGTTGATCAATTTGGCCCGGGGGCTGCTGAGAGTCTGTGTCGACCGGGAAGGGTTGAAGCCCGGCCAGATACAGCCGAAGTCCGAAGCGGCTCTCAGCCTCAATACCGCCATCAACGACTACATCGCCCGCTTGCGCGCGGAAAGAATGCACCCCTCAACGGTCGACGCTCTCACGCAAAGCATCCGGACGTGTCGCTACCTGGTGGAGACCATCGCGCTGGCGCCTGCGCTGTTGCGTCTGCAAGCCGCCCGCCATGAACCGGAGTTCGCGCCGCTCAGGCCCGGCCTCGAGAATTACCTGAATGTGCTTCGTGCGTTGATTGCTTCTGAGGGTGCGTCGTCCGAGACCTTCAACGACGCGGAGCGGACCTATCATCAATTGAAATCGACCCTGCTCGGAATGGTCGTGCGGCGCGACGTTCCGACCAGTTCCGGAGACCGGCTTCTGGACGATCTCAGTTCGGTCCGACGTCTGTCGGACCAATGGAGCAAATCCCTGCAATGGACGCCGGCAACAGACACCCTGCCCGGCGAGAACTAG